One Methylobacterium oryzae DNA window includes the following coding sequences:
- a CDS encoding transglutaminase-like domain-containing protein, with translation MLIRCGYTVALDTFGPTPMVLLLNVRPERQPDLRSREVIAFDPPVAARQFRDPFGNVATRILVPGGRITMSADFEIEDHGRPDEHAPDARQIPIHDLPDEALRFLLGSRYCDTDKLSQTAWNLFGATPEGWARVQAVVDYANSRLRFDYMQADATRSAFDGHGQQVGVCRDFAHLAITLCRCMNIPARYATGYLGDIGVPKDPAPMDFSAWFEVYLDGPTGPRWYTFDARHNRPRIGRIVMAYGRDATDCAITTSFGPAPLAGFTVHTDEVPGGG, from the coding sequence ATGCTCATCCGCTGCGGCTACACCGTCGCCCTCGACACGTTCGGCCCGACGCCGATGGTCCTGCTGCTCAATGTGCGCCCGGAGCGGCAACCCGACCTGCGCAGCCGCGAGGTCATCGCGTTCGACCCGCCGGTCGCGGCGAGACAGTTCCGTGACCCATTCGGAAATGTCGCCACCCGCATCCTCGTGCCGGGCGGGCGCATCACCATGTCGGCGGACTTCGAGATCGAAGACCATGGCCGGCCGGACGAGCACGCCCCCGACGCTCGACAGATCCCGATTCACGACCTCCCGGACGAGGCGCTGCGGTTCCTGCTCGGCTCGCGCTACTGCGACACCGACAAGCTCTCCCAGACAGCGTGGAATCTATTCGGGGCTACGCCGGAGGGCTGGGCTCGCGTGCAGGCCGTCGTCGACTACGCGAACAGCCGGCTGCGCTTCGACTACATGCAGGCCGACGCAACCCGCAGCGCGTTCGACGGCCACGGCCAGCAGGTCGGCGTCTGCCGGGACTTCGCCCATCTCGCCATCACGCTGTGCCGATGCATGAACATACCGGCCCGCTACGCCACCGGCTACCTCGGCGACATAGGCGTGCCCAAGGACCCGGCGCCGATGGATTTCTCCGCCTGGTTCGAGGTGTACCTGGACGGACCAACCGGACCGCGCTGGTACACGTTCGATGCGCGGCACAACCGCCCTCGGATCGGCCGCATCGTCATGGCCTACGGTCGGGACGCGACGGACTGCGCGATCACGACGAGCTTCGGACCGGCCCCACTCGCCGGGTTCACCGTGCACACGGATGAGGTCCCGGGCGGGGGATGA
- a CDS encoding IS481 family transposase, which translates to MGQVLHGSATTTETVRRAIQARQESVRAAAKRYGISATTVQKWRSRQTSTDARMGPKEPRSSVLSLEDEAVIVAFRRHTLLPLDDCLYALQPSLPHLTRSSLHRCLQRHSISRLPDVDGDKPKRSRFKAYPIGYFHIDIAQVSTEQGKLHLFVAIDRTSKFAFVQLHEKATQRIAAAFLHDLVAAVPYIIHTVLTDNGIQFADNHPVDEEAEAKAAAYWATQDRPRIYRWHSFDWACEQTKIEHRLTKPRCPWTNGQVERMNRTIKDATVKRYHYASHDELRQHLQLFVDAYNYGRRLKTLRGLTPYEFICQTWTKEPERFRLDPSHHMPGPNTCRACRCR; encoded by the coding sequence ATGGGACAGGTTCTCCACGGCAGCGCCACGACGACTGAGACGGTCCGTCGGGCAATCCAAGCTCGTCAAGAGAGCGTGAGGGCCGCCGCCAAGCGCTACGGCATCAGCGCCACGACGGTGCAGAAGTGGCGCTCACGCCAGACCAGCACCGATGCGCGAATGGGACCGAAGGAGCCCCGCTCCAGCGTGCTTAGCCTGGAGGACGAGGCGGTGATCGTCGCCTTCCGGCGGCATACCCTGCTGCCGCTCGACGACTGCCTCTACGCGCTGCAGCCGAGCCTGCCGCATCTGACCCGCTCGTCGCTGCATCGCTGCCTGCAGCGTCACAGCATCAGCCGCCTGCCGGACGTCGATGGCGACAAGCCAAAGCGGTCCCGCTTCAAAGCCTATCCGATCGGCTACTTCCACATCGACATCGCGCAGGTCAGCACCGAACAGGGCAAGCTACACCTGTTCGTGGCCATCGACCGCACCAGCAAGTTTGCATTCGTTCAACTGCACGAGAAGGCGACGCAACGGATCGCGGCAGCCTTTCTACACGATCTAGTGGCCGCCGTGCCGTACATAATCCACACGGTGCTGACGGATAATGGCATCCAGTTCGCCGACAATCATCCGGTAGACGAGGAGGCTGAGGCCAAGGCGGCCGCCTACTGGGCGACCCAGGATCGGCCGCGCATCTACCGCTGGCACTCGTTCGATTGGGCGTGCGAGCAGACGAAGATCGAGCATCGCCTGACCAAGCCGCGCTGCCCGTGGACAAACGGTCAAGTCGAGCGGATGAACCGCACCATCAAGGACGCCACGGTCAAGCGCTACCATTATGCCAGCCACGACGAGCTCCGGCAGCACCTGCAGCTGTTCGTGGATGCCTACAACTACGGTCGCCGGCTCAAGACCCTACGCGGCCTCACCCCCTACGAGTTCATCTGCCAGACCTGGACGAAAGAGCCTGAACGCTTCAGGCTCGATCCGTCACACCACATGCCGGGACCGAACACGTGCCGGGCATGTCGATGTCGGTGA
- a CDS encoding CHASE3 domain-containing protein, whose product MSKHIVARANLLVFAVLLAILVLVGAVTWERLSASREAREWSQHSYRVLATLKDLAIALRDAETGQRGYVITGKDEYLVPYEAARDHLGLLQGELLKLTADNPAQQERLRTLAPLVQRKLEELGQTVQLRRDVGFEAAQRLVNTDAGRGLTKEGEITLASMLADEETLLARRLSENDDRAAWVRWMTLAGSVLAVLTLLWAARLLNQAWSHSYRTEAEQRTLALRLRTTLDSLSQGVAVFGPDRVLTNWNECFQVLLDLPKAMTRAGTSYAAFVEHTSEPGRPALETWDQIRHGSHNPREAVTYERERADGHHLEIRRTPMPDGGFVLTISDMTKRAQAEGVLREAQKMQAIGQLTGGIAHDFNNLLQVILGNLEFVRTKVADDARLQQRIERAAWAAQRGAALTGQLLAFARKQPLAPAAIDLAATMPDLIPLLRRTLGEHIEVRYVETAGLWPAMADPAQMESAVLNLALNARDAMPGGGRLTIELGNKVLDEAYAREHAEVTPGDYAMVAVSDTGHGMTPEVVARVFEPFFTTKPDGKGTGLGLAMVFGFVKQSGGHVKIYSEPGEGTTVKIYLPRAVRAAVASQRITAPLELPRGSATILVVEDEAAVREIACAILADLGYRVLEAADGDEALRVFGANTLAIDLLLTDVVLPGKVRGRELAERITAIRPEIPVVFMSGYTENSIVHHGRLDDGVHLIGKPFKREQLARKVAEVLGGPAKTVEANVVELRPRTS is encoded by the coding sequence ATGTCCAAGCATATCGTCGCGCGCGCGAACCTCCTCGTCTTCGCGGTGCTCCTCGCCATCCTGGTCCTCGTCGGGGCCGTGACCTGGGAGCGGCTCAGCGCCTCACGGGAGGCCCGGGAGTGGTCGCAGCACAGCTACCGCGTGCTGGCCACCTTGAAGGATCTCGCCATTGCCCTCCGCGACGCCGAGACCGGCCAGCGCGGCTACGTCATCACCGGCAAAGACGAGTACCTCGTGCCCTACGAGGCCGCCCGCGACCATCTCGGGTTGCTCCAGGGCGAGTTGCTGAAGCTGACCGCCGACAACCCGGCGCAGCAGGAGCGCCTGCGCACCCTCGCCCCCCTGGTCCAGCGCAAGCTGGAGGAGCTCGGGCAGACCGTGCAGTTGCGGCGCGACGTCGGATTCGAGGCGGCCCAGCGCCTCGTGAACACGGATGCCGGTCGCGGCCTGACGAAAGAGGGTGAGATCACCCTCGCGTCCATGCTGGCCGACGAGGAGACGTTGCTCGCCCGCCGCCTGAGTGAGAACGACGACCGCGCCGCTTGGGTGCGGTGGATGACGCTTGCAGGCTCGGTGCTCGCGGTCCTGACCCTGCTCTGGGCCGCCCGTCTGCTCAACCAGGCGTGGTCGCACTCCTACCGGACCGAGGCCGAGCAGCGCACCCTGGCGCTGCGCCTGCGCACGACGCTCGACAGCCTCAGCCAGGGCGTCGCGGTGTTCGGACCCGACCGGGTGCTGACGAACTGGAACGAGTGCTTCCAGGTGCTGCTCGACCTGCCCAAGGCCATGACGCGGGCGGGCACGTCCTACGCGGCCTTCGTGGAGCATACGTCCGAACCCGGCCGGCCGGCGCTGGAGACGTGGGACCAGATCCGCCACGGCAGCCACAACCCGCGCGAGGCCGTGACTTACGAGCGCGAGCGCGCGGACGGGCACCACCTGGAGATCCGGCGCACCCCGATGCCGGACGGCGGCTTCGTCCTGACCATCTCGGACATGACCAAGCGCGCCCAGGCCGAGGGCGTCCTGCGCGAGGCGCAGAAGATGCAGGCCATCGGTCAGTTGACCGGCGGCATCGCGCACGACTTCAACAACCTGCTGCAGGTGATCCTCGGGAACCTGGAATTCGTGCGAACCAAGGTGGCGGACGACGCCCGGCTACAGCAGCGCATAGAGCGTGCGGCCTGGGCGGCCCAGCGCGGCGCGGCGCTCACCGGCCAGCTCCTCGCCTTCGCGCGCAAGCAGCCGCTGGCGCCGGCCGCCATCGACCTCGCTGCGACGATGCCGGACTTGATCCCGCTGCTGCGGCGGACGCTCGGCGAGCATATCGAGGTGCGCTACGTCGAGACCGCCGGCCTATGGCCGGCGATGGCCGATCCGGCGCAGATGGAGAGCGCCGTCCTGAACCTCGCCCTAAACGCCCGCGACGCCATGCCCGGCGGCGGGCGGCTCACCATCGAGCTCGGCAACAAGGTTCTGGACGAGGCCTACGCCCGCGAACACGCCGAGGTCACTCCCGGCGACTACGCCATGGTCGCGGTCTCCGATACCGGCCACGGCATGACGCCGGAGGTCGTCGCCCGAGTGTTCGAGCCATTCTTCACGACCAAGCCCGACGGCAAGGGCACGGGGCTAGGCCTCGCCATGGTGTTCGGCTTCGTCAAGCAATCGGGCGGGCACGTGAAGATCTACTCCGAGCCCGGCGAGGGCACGACCGTGAAGATTTACCTCCCGCGCGCGGTCAGGGCGGCTGTCGCAAGCCAGCGGATCACCGCACCGTTGGAGTTGCCGCGCGGCTCGGCGACGATTCTCGTCGTGGAGGACGAGGCAGCGGTGCGCGAGATCGCCTGCGCGATCCTGGCCGACCTCGGCTACCGGGTGTTGGAGGCCGCCGACGGCGACGAGGCCCTGCGGGTGTTTGGGGCGAACACCCTCGCCATCGACCTGCTGCTCACCGACGTCGTGCTGCCCGGCAAGGTCCGGGGGCGTGAGCTCGCGGAGCGGATCACCGCCATCCGCCCTGAGATCCCGGTGGTGTTCATGTCGGGCTACACCGAGAATTCCATCGTCCATCACGGGCGGCTCGATGACGGCGTCCACCTGATCGGCAAGCCGTTCAAGCGCGAGCAGCTCGCGCGCAAGGTCGCGGAGGTTCTCGGCGGCCCCGCCAAGACCGTCGAGGCCAACGTGGTCGAACTCCGCCCGCGCACGTCGTAG
- a CDS encoding ATP-binding protein, whose protein sequence is MSTSGLDPSAAHDFQADILGVESIAAVPTILDVVCRTTGMGFAAVARVTEDRWVACSVSDDIAFGLKAGGELKVETTICHEIRQGGKAVVINHVGEDPTYRGHPTPALYGFQSYISMPIVLPDGMFFGTLCAIDPKPANLNTPAIIGMFKMFADLIGFHLDANQRVVSSGAALRLYANIVQSDAAPICAFNKDFRLIAFNKAHNDEFFRVNGFHTKVGDVFPDLFIPEQAAVMRANMSRALTGEAYKVEAVFGRPEFGQPCWEITYTPLRDETGAIIGAFHQAHDISARLLAEAELRDAQEALRQSQKLEAVGQLTGGVAHDFNNLLTIIRSSIDFLRRPNLPEERRARYMDAVSDTVDRAAKLTGQLLAFARRQTLKPEVFEVGARLHAVADMLDTVTGARIHVVTETPDAPCFVRADLSQFETALVNMAVNARDAMDGEGTLTLRLVCSGAMPPIRGHAGAPGRFAAVSLADTGGGIAPQQLVQIFEPFFTTKAVGKGTGLGLSQVFGFAKQSGGDVSVESMVGQGTTFTLYLPEIEAEPNRESVARQGSADFPTGAGESVLVVEDNVEVGRFATQILEDLGYRTTWATNAEDALEKLGPDGSGFDAVFSDVVMPGMGGIQLAKTLRLRMPGLPVLLASGYSHVLAQEGAHDFELLHKPYSADQLGRILPRLIAKT, encoded by the coding sequence ATGAGCACCTCCGGGCTCGACCCGTCCGCCGCGCATGACTTCCAGGCCGACATTCTCGGCGTAGAGAGCATCGCCGCCGTCCCGACGATCCTGGACGTCGTCTGCCGCACTACCGGCATGGGCTTCGCCGCCGTGGCGCGCGTCACCGAGGACCGTTGGGTCGCCTGCAGCGTCAGCGACGACATCGCGTTCGGCCTCAAGGCCGGTGGCGAGCTGAAGGTCGAGACCACCATCTGCCACGAAATCCGGCAGGGCGGGAAGGCCGTGGTCATCAACCACGTCGGCGAGGACCCGACCTATCGCGGGCATCCCACGCCCGCGCTGTACGGCTTCCAGAGCTACATCTCGATGCCGATCGTGCTGCCGGACGGCATGTTCTTCGGCACGCTCTGCGCCATCGACCCCAAGCCGGCCAACCTGAACACGCCGGCCATAATTGGCATGTTCAAGATGTTCGCCGACCTGATCGGCTTCCACCTCGATGCCAACCAGCGTGTGGTGTCGAGCGGCGCGGCGCTGCGGCTCTACGCCAACATCGTGCAGTCGGACGCGGCGCCGATCTGCGCCTTCAACAAGGACTTCCGCCTGATTGCCTTCAACAAGGCCCACAACGACGAGTTTTTTCGGGTCAACGGCTTCCACACGAAGGTCGGCGACGTATTCCCGGACCTGTTCATCCCGGAACAGGCCGCCGTCATGCGCGCCAACATGAGCCGGGCGTTGACGGGCGAGGCGTACAAGGTTGAGGCGGTCTTCGGCCGTCCCGAGTTCGGGCAGCCCTGCTGGGAGATCACTTACACGCCCCTGCGCGACGAGACGGGCGCCATCATCGGGGCCTTCCACCAGGCGCACGACATCAGCGCGCGGCTCCTGGCCGAGGCCGAGCTTAGGGACGCCCAGGAAGCGTTGCGCCAGTCGCAGAAGCTAGAGGCAGTCGGACAGCTCACGGGCGGGGTCGCGCATGACTTCAACAACCTGCTGACCATCATCCGCTCGTCCATCGACTTCCTGCGCCGCCCGAATCTGCCGGAGGAACGACGCGCCCGCTACATGGACGCGGTCTCGGACACCGTCGACCGCGCTGCCAAGCTGACCGGCCAGCTCCTTGCCTTCGCCCGGCGGCAGACACTCAAGCCCGAGGTCTTCGAGGTCGGCGCACGGCTGCACGCGGTGGCCGACATGCTCGACACGGTCACCGGCGCCCGCATCCACGTGGTCACGGAGACGCCGGACGCGCCGTGCTTCGTGCGGGCTGACCTCAGCCAGTTCGAGACCGCGCTCGTGAACATGGCGGTCAACGCTCGCGACGCCATGGACGGCGAGGGCACGCTCACGCTGCGGCTGGTCTGCTCCGGGGCGATGCCGCCGATCCGAGGCCATGCGGGTGCGCCCGGTCGCTTCGCGGCCGTATCCCTTGCTGACACCGGCGGAGGCATCGCCCCGCAACAGCTCGTGCAGATCTTCGAGCCGTTCTTCACGACGAAGGCGGTCGGCAAGGGCACCGGCCTCGGCCTGTCTCAGGTGTTCGGCTTCGCCAAGCAGTCTGGCGGCGACGTCTCGGTCGAGAGCATGGTCGGGCAAGGCACTACCTTCACGCTCTACTTGCCGGAGATCGAGGCCGAGCCGAACCGGGAATCGGTCGCCAGGCAAGGAAGCGCGGATTTCCCGACCGGCGCCGGCGAAAGCGTGTTGGTGGTGGAGGACAACGTCGAGGTCGGTCGCTTCGCCACGCAGATCCTGGAGGATCTGGGCTACCGCACGACTTGGGCGACGAACGCCGAGGATGCGCTGGAGAAACTCGGGCCGGACGGCTCCGGGTTCGACGCGGTGTTCTCGGACGTGGTCATGCCGGGCATGGGTGGGATCCAGCTGGCCAAAACGCTCCGACTGCGTATGCCCGGGCTACCGGTGCTTCTGGCCTCGGGCTACAGCCATGTGCTGGCGCAGGAAGGGGCGCACGACTTCGAACTTCTGCATAAGCCGTACTCGGCGGACCAGCTCGGCCGTATCCTCCCCCGGCTTATCGCCAAGACCTGA
- a CDS encoding type II toxin-antitoxin system ParD family antitoxin: MSSTPTRNISLTTELESYIRAQVATGHYSNASEVVRAGLRLLMERDRVVPRTRVATAKPSSAR; encoded by the coding sequence ATGTCCAGCACGCCGACGCGCAACATCTCCCTGACGACCGAGCTGGAGAGCTACATCCGCGCGCAGGTCGCGACCGGGCACTACTCGAACGCCAGCGAGGTCGTCCGCGCCGGGTTGCGCCTCTTGATGGAGCGCGACCGAGTCGTGCCACGCACCCGCGTTGCGACAGCGAAGCCGTCGTCCGCTCGATGA
- a CDS encoding GAF domain-containing protein produces the protein MIDRFVPPHPVSDADRLAALDAYGILGTAPERTFDGIVLLARQICAAPAALISFVAEDHQWFKARSGFGPGQTPLSQSVCAHALHQADLLVIPDLTADPRTRNNGLVTGRPHLRFYAGAPLRTPEGLTLGTLCVLDTFPRPNGLPQEQAEGLHALAAQVMAQLELRRELAAAKAEIARLVAA, from the coding sequence ATGATTGACCGCTTTGTTCCGCCCCACCCAGTGTCCGACGCCGACCGCCTGGCGGCCCTCGATGCTTACGGAATCCTCGGTACAGCCCCGGAACGGACGTTCGACGGGATCGTGCTGTTGGCACGCCAGATTTGCGCCGCCCCCGCTGCGCTGATCAGCTTCGTGGCCGAGGACCACCAGTGGTTCAAGGCGCGCTCGGGGTTTGGCCCAGGCCAGACGCCGCTAAGCCAATCGGTGTGCGCGCATGCCTTGCACCAGGCTGATCTGTTGGTCATTCCCGACCTGACAGCCGACCCGCGCACGCGCAACAACGGCCTTGTGACAGGCAGACCGCACCTCCGGTTCTACGCAGGGGCACCACTGCGCACGCCGGAGGGCCTGACGCTGGGTACGCTGTGCGTGCTCGATACCTTCCCGCGCCCAAACGGGCTGCCCCAGGAGCAGGCCGAGGGCCTCCATGCGCTTGCCGCCCAGGTGATGGCGCAACTCGAACTGCGCCGCGAGCTAGCTGCGGCCAAGGCAGAGATCGCACGCCTAGTCGCCGCGTGA